In Sardina pilchardus chromosome 8, fSarPil1.1, whole genome shotgun sequence, a genomic segment contains:
- the adgrd2 gene encoding adhesion G-protein coupled receptor D2 — protein MVLEEEQIQTLKACWPLEKQDALFSWTSQNLTLHPDVKRVPANIYCPGMQRQSGREECDVLQGWSSHHLPQYSRQLCSEELPFICRTSKKRYMIMKELKEAQSSRPSPFMSHLMQVSGDTQVMEEPVAGISLGQASHLLNVSQQALSETRKPLEPADVLSLMQILSRAAEVPTVANESRPSVEQLSQHFITVADNIISSDNAHMWNVVKEVASGPMSVVRSIDRMVTNLNPLLIADRDIVQIQSDSIKLQVQQRSLGEGTESSNFCGPHSENSTGLDCISLPSQQMEELHSNGFRKVTFLNTWYSSLQQLFNTQENITTFPEISDGTQRFLGTILGSSVISSTVLGDGQPISMPNPTGFVYEPICAFWDFNLMPEDGGSWSSYGCEVLSTQEDSTTCSCNHTTNFALLLQIYEVERSPEEEKTLQMLTFTGSGVSLCGLIFTLILFTAVGVPKSDRTTVHKNLIVALAVAQLLLMISDWASTNHEACLLVTALLHLFFMASFSWMLVEGLLLWSKVVSVNISEERRMRFYYALGWGLPVVIVTLTLTISLNKYKADNHCWLNIQSDIIWAFVGPVLFVLAVNTVVLCRVVMVTVSSAQRRAKMLSPSSASKLHTFDLTWAATRPVLILLPVLGLTWLCGILVHTSVVVAYIFIILNAFQGLYIFLVYAVYNSEVRNAIKRIQEKRKALSFTNCSQPISFLPSQRTPTAFWAQSLPTPSSLESSDASSPVTSTTSSSLVFKNESFRKDSFVSFSLKPASGNQVVELTAFKPSGC, from the exons GTATGCAGaggcagagtgggagagaagagtGTGATGTTCTGCAGGGCTGGTCCTCTCACCACCTGCCGCAGTACAGCAGACAGCTCTGCTCTGAGGAGCTGCCCTTTATCTGTAGGACCAGCAAAA AGCGTTATATGATCATGAAAGAGCTGAAGGAAGCGCAGAGCTCTCGTCCGAGTCCTTTCATGAGCCACTTGATGCAGGTCTCTGGGGATACACAG GTCATGGAGGAGCCTGTAGCAGGCATTAGCTTGGGGCAGGCGTCTCATCTCCTCAATGTCTCGCAGCAAGCTCTGAGCGAGACGCGCAAGCCCCTGGAGCCAGCCGACGTGCTGTCGCTCATGCAGATCCTGTCTCGTGCAGCTGAAGTGCCCACCGTTGCCAACGAGAGCCGACCCTCCGTCGAGCAACTGAGTCAACATTTCATCACAGTGGCGGACAATATCATTAGCTCCGACAATGCACATATGTGGAATGTGGTGAAAGAG GTTGCCAGTGGGCCAATGTCTGTGGTACGGAGCATAGACCGCATGGTGACCAATCTCAACCCCTTGCTGATAGCTGATAGAGATATTGTTCAAATCCAAAGTGACAGCATCA AGCTGCAGGTTCAGCAAAGGAGTTTGGGAGAAGGAACAGAGAGTTCCAACTTTTGTGGTCCACACTCAGAAAATAGCACAGGCCTGGACTGCATCTCCCTGCCATCTCAGCAAATGGAAGAACTCCACAGCAATG GTTTCAGGAAGGTCACATTCTTGAACACCTGGTACAGTTCTCTGCAGCAGCTCTTTAACACACAGGAGAACATCACCACATTTCCCGAAATCAGTGATGGAACGCAGAG GTTCCTGGGCACCATATTAGGGTCATCAGTCATCTCCAGCACAGTCCTTGGCGACGGGCAGCCCATCAGTATGCCT AATCCCACAGGCTTTGTATATGAACCCATATGTGCATTTTGGGATTTTAACCTCAT GCCAGAGGATGGGGGAAGCTGGTCCTCGTATGGCTGTGAAGTCCTGTCTACCCAGGAGGACTCCACCACCTGCTCCTGCAACCACACCACCAATTTCGCCTTGCTTCTGCAGATCTATGAAGTTGAG AGAAGCCCAGAGGAAGAGAAGACCCTGCAGATGCTGACGTTCACTGGATCTGGCGTGTCCCTGTGTGGCCTTATTTTCACTCTCATCCTCTTCACTGCAGTTGG AGTGCCAAAATCAGACCGCACAACAGTCCACAAGAACCTGATAGTGGCTTTGGCAGTGGCACAGCTCCTCCTGATGATAAGTGACTGGGCCTCCACAAACCAT GAGGCGTGCCTGTTGGTGACGGCTCTGCTGCACCTCTTCTTCATGGCTTCGTTCAGCTGGATGCTGGTGGAAGGGCTGTTGCTGTGGAGTAAAGTAGTGTCCGTTAACATCAGCGAGGAGAGACGCATGCGCTTCTATTACGCACTGGGCTGGG GTTTACCTGTTGTGATCGTCACCTTGACCTTGACAATATCCCTCAACAAGTACAAAGCAGACAACCACTGTTGGCTCAACATACAATCTGACATAATATGGGCCTTCGTGGGACCTGTTCTCTTCGTATTGGCa gtGAATACTGTTGTGCTTTGCCGTGTTGTCATGGTAACTGTGTCCAGCGCTCAGCGAAGAGCAAAGATGCTCAGTCCAAGCTCTGCGTCCAAGCTTCACACATTTGACCTCACCTG GGCTGCAACTCGTCCTGTCCTGATTCTGCTGCCTGTGTTGGGCCTCACCTGGCTCTGTGGAATCTTGGTGCACACGTCTGTGGTGGTGGCCTACATTTTCATCATACTCAATGCCTTTCAG GGCCTGTACATATTCCTGGTGTATGCCGTTTACAACAGCGAG GTACGAAATGCCATAAAGCGGAtacaggagaagaggaaagcgCTGTCCTTCACG AACTGTTCTCAGCCCATCAGCTTCCTCCCGTCTCAGAGGACCCCCACAGCCTTCTGGGCCCAGAGCCTGCCCACCCCGTCCAGCCTGGAGAGCAGCGACGCCTCCAGCCCCgtcaccagcaccacctccagCTCACTGGTCTTCAAGAACG agAGTTTCAGGAAGGACAGCTTTGTCAGTTTTTCTCTAAAGCCCGCCTCTGGAAATCAG gtggtTGAACTGACTGCCTTCAAGCCTTCAG GCTGCTGA
- the nr5a1a gene encoding steroidogenic factor 1a, which produces MEFSHAFEDLCPVCGDKVSGYHYGLLTCESCKGFFKRTVQNNKRYTCAENQNCRMDKTQRKRCPFCRFQKCLNVGMRLEAVRADRMRGGRNKFGPMYKRDRALKQQKKALIHVSNFKLEPSPSLAPGLQTESSFPGGLSGFLPPLTPPDCDSVPPYCPPSLGVALQSHCGSFPGQYQYAANPFPSRSIKSEYFEQYTYSSDSCSPGYTYTEGCLPGSPQTSSLPPTMPPQLVLNLLHCELDEAQVRLKVVAYLHQEQNGRAKQEKFSSFKLLCVMADQMLFSIVDWARSCIFFRELQVGDQMRLLHNCWSELLLLDHICRQVHHGKEETLLLVTGEEIEMSSILSQAGPPLISLTQRAQELVKTLQALQMDTKEMACFKFLVLFNSSVKLLENQAFVESVQEQVTCALKEYTLCTYPQTVDRCSQLMVRLPELRALSTQAEDYLLYKHLSGEVPCNNLLVEMLHAKRAMV; this is translated from the exons ATGGAGTTTAGCCATGCGTTCGAAGATCTCTGTCCAGTGTGTGGAGATAAAGTTTCAGGGTACCATTACGGCTTATTGACATGTGAAAGCTGCAAG GGATTTTTCAAGAGAACTGTTCAAAATAATAAGAGATACACTTGCGCTGAAAACCAGAATTGCAGAATGGACAAAACTCAGCGAAAGAGATGTCCCTTTTGTCGCTTTCAAAAGTGCCTAAACGTTGGAATGAGATTAGAAG cGGTACGTGCTGACCGGATGCGAGGGGGAAGGAATAAATTTGGCCCTATGTACAAACGTGACAGGGCGCTGAAGCAGCAGAAGAAAGCTTTGATCCATGTTAGCAACTTCAAACTGGAGCCAAGTCCTTCCCTGGCCCCAGGCCTGCAGACCGAGAGCAGCTTTCCGGGGGGCCTTTCAGGGTTCCTGCCTCCGCTAACCCCTCCAGACTGTGACAGTGTCCCTCCATATTGCCCCCCTTCTCTAGGTGTTGCCCTTCAAAGTCATTGCGGCTCCTTTCCCGGTCAGTACCAATACGCTGCCAATCCATTCCCCTCCAGGTCTATCAAGTCTGAGTACTTTGAGCAGTACACCTACTCTTCCGACTCCTGCTCGCCCGGGTACACTTACACTGAGGGGTGTCTGCCAGGCTCCCCACAAACCTCCAGCTTGCCCCCCACCATGCCGCCACAGCTGGTGTTGAACCTGCTGCACTGCGAGCTAGATGAAGCTCAGGTGCGGCTGAAGGTGGTGGCATACCTCCACCAGGAGCAGAATGGCCGGGCCAAGCAGGAGAAGTTCAGCTCGTTCAAGCTGCTCTGCGTCATGGCCGACCAGATGCTGTTCTCCATCGTGGACTGGGCCAGAAGTTGCATCTTCTTCAGGGAACTCCAG GTTGGCGATCAGATGAGGCTCCTCCATAACTGCTGGAGTGAGCTGCTTCTGCTGGATCACATCTGCAGACAGGTGCATCATGGGAAGGAAGAAACTCTCCTACTGGTGACTGGCGAGGAG ATTGAGATGTCCTCCATTTTGAGCCAAGCTGGACCGCCTCTGATCAGTCTCACTCAGAGGGCCCAGGAACTGGTGAAGACGCTACAGGCTCTGCAGATGGACACGAAAGAGATGGCCTGCTTCAAGTTTCTCGTCCTTTTTAATTCAA GTGTGAAACTGTTGGAGAACCAGGCGTTCGTGGAGAGTGTTCAGGAGCAAGTGACGTGTGCTCTGAAGGAGTACACCCTCTGCACTTACCCCCAGACAGTGGATCGCTGTAGCCAGCTGATGGTACGTCTGCCAGAGCTACGTGCCCTGAGCACCCAGGCAGAGGACTACCTGCTGTACAAACACCTGAGTGGGGAGGTGCCCTGCAACAACCTGCTCGTAGAAATGCTCCATGCCAAGAGAGCCATGGTATGA
- the nr6a1a gene encoding nuclear receptor subfamily 6 group A member 1-A codes for MDAWEDDQADQRSCLICGDRATGLHYGIISCEGCKGFFKRSICNKRVYRCSRDKNCEMSRKQRNRCQYCRLLKCLQMGMNRKAIREDGMPGGRNKSIGPVQITDEEIERIMSGQEFKEEANMPDHTWSNNGDSSDHSSPGNGVSEGNQPSPASTLSSIRSVEMNGYTTALRDQYIGSAMTTHYQFLPHLFSYATQPRSLYPQSHTLITQLVAAEELAPLGTPMLIEEGYRVTQVELFALLCRLADELLFRQIAWIKKLPFFCELTIEDYTCLLSSTWQELILLACLTIYSAQVLKDLADVTTKYTPTDEELQGFSEDGMEVMEKLIYLFRKFHQLKVSNEEYACMKAINFLNQDIRGVTSVSQLEQLNKRYWYVCQDYTECKYPHQPKRFPEIMMCLPEIRCIAGKLVNVPLEQLPLLFKAVLHSCKSSLNGTYRNTGASPCPPKGTAPAN; via the exons ATGGATGCATGGGAAG aTGATCAGGCTGACCAGCGTTCCTGCCTCATCTGTGGCGACCGCGCCACTGGACTGCACTATGGCATCATCTCGTGCGAGGGCTGCAAGGGCTTCTTCAAGCGCAGCATCTGCAACAAGCGCGTCTACCGCTGCAGCCGCGACAAGAACTGCGAGATGTCGCGCAAGCAGCGGAACCGCTGCCAGTACTGCCGACTGCTCAAGTGCCTGCAGATGGGCATGAACCGCAAAG CAATCAGGGAGGATGGCATGCCAGGAGGGAGGAACAAAAGCATTGGGCCTGTGCAG ATAACTGatgaggagatagagaggatCATGTCAGGGCAGGAGTTCAAGGAGGAAGCCAACATGCCAGACCACACTTGGAGCAACAATGGCGACAGCAGTGACCACAGTTCCCCTGGCAATGGTGTTTCCGAAGGCAACCAACCATCTCCAGCTTCCACTTTATCGTCCAT TCGCTCGGTGGAGATGAATGGCTACACCACTGCACTACGGGACCAGTACATCGGCAGCGCCATGACCACACACTACCAGTTCCTTCCGCATCTATTCAGCTATGCCACACAACCACGCAGCCTCTATCCACAATCCCACACCCTCATCACCCAGCTGGTGGCTGCGGAGGAGCTAGCCCCACTGGGAACACCCATGCTCATCGAGGAAGG GTACAGGGTGACCCAGGTAGAGCTGTTTGCCCTGCTGTGCCGCCTGGCAGACGAGCTGCTCTTCAGGCAAATCGCATGGATTAAAAAGCTCCCATTCTTCTGCGAGCTCACCATCGAGGACTACACGTGCCTGCTCAGCTCCACCTGGCAGGAGCTCATCCTGCTGGCTTGCCTGACCATCTACAGCGCACAGGTGCTGAAAGACCTGGCCGACGTCACCACCAAGTACACGCCAACGGATGAGGAACTTCAGGG GTTCAGCGAGGATGGAATGGAAGTTATGGAGAAGCTTATATATCTTTTCCGCAAGTTCCACCAACTGAAGGTCAGCAACGAAGAATATGCCTGCATGAAAGCCATCAACTTCCTCAACCAAG ATATCCGTGGTGTCACCAGTGTTTCCCAGCTGGAGCAGCTGAATAAACGGTACTGGTATGTCTGCCAGGACTACACCGAATGCAAGTACCCGCACCAGCCAAAACGCTTCCCAGAGATCATGATGTGTTTGCCGGAGATTCGTTGCATTGCAG GGAAGTTAGTAAACGTTCCCCTGGAGCAGCTGCCCTTGCTGTTCAAAGCAGTCTTGCACTCCTGTAAGTCCAGCCTGAATGGCACATACCGCAACACGGGAGCCTCCCCATGTCCTCCCAAGGGCACTGCCCCTGCCAACTGA